Below is a window of Humulus lupulus chromosome 2, drHumLupu1.1, whole genome shotgun sequence DNA.
CAAAATTATTAATGAAAAAACTTATCTATGATAAATGTTGTACACGAACAAAGAGATCCAGGTGCTATAGTTGCATCTTAGAGCCACAAGCATTCATAAAaaaccttttcttttttttttttgaaaaaaaaaaaaaaaaaaaaccttttctAAGTGTACAAAAGAATTAATAACCAATAACCGCATAAATATGAAAAGAGACCATATACATTATCATATGATAAGCAAGACagaaaacataataacaaaaaaaataacaaaacaataataagaaaagaaattaaacacaaCATAAGATTGAACTAAGAGTAATATATTAAAGATTACCCCATGGAAGAGTATTCTTGAACCATTTTAAATATGTGGATTCTATACATTCCCATCAATCTCAATAGAGTGGATTCCACATATAATTATTTTGTTCAAAATAATGGATAAGATTTTTGTATTTATCCAAATATTGTAATTCAATCAATATAAATCTAACTAAATATTCTCATATACAACCAAACACAATTTACAAGTTTTCAAACAATTGTATTATCCTTAATGAATGAACAAGATCATTTGGTTGTTGGTCCTCCTTTAGGAACACaacaaatattctaattaatcaGATTATTTTTAACTCGTCATATTAAACATTACATTAAGTTTGAATTTCCCTAATTATCAACTCATTTCAACTAAAACTCACCAAGTGAAATCCTTACACCCAACACCCCTAAAATATTTTGTTCTTATTCAAGACAAGTatcctattttttattattatttttacagAATTGAAGATCCTGCCTAGGAGGAAAAAAAGAtacaattcaaaataaataaaataataataattgaggAAAATGTGAAACAAGTGTTTGTGCCAAAACAAAAAGAAACAGTAAGATTGGAAGTTCACATACATAAATAGAAAGTTGAAAGTTGTAAAGATAGTAATGTTAAAATAGGGTACGCTAATAATACAGCTTTCATCTCTGAACTGATCTCACCAGTAATAAGTaactttttcttcttcctcttctctgcCAAGGCTCACGTTACTCTGCTTAATCTTAATCCATCCAATCCATATGGGATAGCAGCCCAGCCCCACCAGGGCCACAACCTCAAATACTATTGATTATATCTGTGACATGCCACGACTCATTTGACCTTTCTCTCTCTGTGTCAGTCTTCTTGCTGGGGATCTCGGATTTCTATTTCTTCACTCTCAGATTCGACCTCCAACCACTTCATTCATCTCCCTTGAGGTTGGTTCCTTACTCtttcataattttattcaagATTTGGGTTTCCTCTTCTAGATCACATCTTTCAATGAATGCTTGTTATGCTGTCTAGATCGATTAACTTACCTGCCGACTTTCTAAATTTTGGTTTTTTCTTGTTAAAAATCCTTTCTTTGACTGACCCATTTGTTTTAGATCAGTTCTCGACTAACCCATTTGATTAATTCGTCAAAACTTCATTTACAATGCCGATTTgctacgtttttttttttttatatatatatctttattgaCTCAACTCAACTCATGGGTTATTCTTTGCTTCTTCTTAGGGCATCACTACACCACTTTATGATGCTAACTTCATTGTCATTGtcagctttttttttttcctattcTAGATGTCTGAACCGGAGCTGCCATTGCAACAGTTGATGATTTGTCAGTTATTGAGGTGATGGTCTCCCCTCCTTCCCCATTCTGACAAGTGATCAGGACACGGCATTCCTGGTTAGTTCTTAGCTTTAGGTGGAACTTATATGTGCCTGAGATGGTGATTTAGTGGCTACTGCTAGGAGTCAATACGTTGTGGCCAGTTTGAAAAACAAAGAATGTCCAAGATGATCAACAAACCGCTTGTGCTGACTTATCTTTACCTATTTATCTACATTCTGCTTTCCTCTGGAGTTATATTATACAACAAGGTAATGCTCCTTCTCAATCACCTGGGTGTGTTTTACCCCTATTTATCTTTGTTTGTGGTACAAGGTTTGTTAAACTTTTACTTGAATGACTTTCTTTGCAGTGGGTTCTCTCCCCAAAATATTTCAATTTTCCACTTCCTATAACGCTTACTATGATTCACATGGGATTTTCTGGAGCCGTGGCATTTTTTCTTGTCCGCGTGTTCAAGGTATGACATGGTCATTGATAATGTTTTCTTTCCGAAAATGCTTATATTTAACCATGGCGCAATGCATACATTTAATGACTACATCTAGCGTAATGATAATGATTCATTTTGATCACATCATTCTGAGGAATCACTATTCTTTCTATGCTTTAATGAAGCAGTGATATTATATAAATCTACTAGTTTGCTTTcagttaaaaaaataaataaatgattccCCTCAAATTGTTCATTTATTTGTATGAATGATAGTCTTTTATATCTGCAGGTTGCAACTCCTGTCAAAATGACATTTGAAATGTAAGTCATACATAGTGATATTTCCTTTTCATAATTTCTTCATCCTAAGCCTCTATTGTTTTGGTTTCCATTTCTTTAGTTTGTCTTTCTAAACTGTTCTTTCACATGTGGCAGATATGCAACTTGTGTAATACCGATAAGTGCCTTTTTTGCTTCAAGTCTTTGGTAAGCACTAAAATGCTTATTACCCTACTTCTTATATGATGTTTGAACCTATTGATGTGATCATAATGGGGCACAAGCATGTGTACTATTTGTTTAATTTCTGAAAGTGTACAATATCTTTTAATAGAAAGCCTTGCAAACTCTTTTATATCTTGAAGTAGATGTtggatttttgaggaagaactttAACCATTCTCATGTGTTATGTCAAGATACTAAGAAATTTTATATTCATTATATGGTCAAAAGTTGGATATCCATCCACTTGAGGCTagatctatttaaaaaaaattcttgaaAGCTGAAGAAATATCGATTTTCATTTTCCATTTTCTCAAATTTTTCCTTCTGGTGGTCACAGGTTTGGGAATACTGCATACTTGCATATTTCGGTAGCCTTCATCCAGATGCTCAAAGCTCTAAGTAAGTGCGAAGACACGATTTATTTTCTCTGATTATCATTGCAATACTCTTAATTGTAGTATTGACTTGTCTCTAAATTTTGTTCTTCCAGTGCCAGTGGCAACATTTATAATGGCAGTTATGTGTGGCACCGACAAACCAAGGTGTGACGTCTTCTTGAACATGCTGCTAGTCAGTGTTGGAGTTGTCATTTCGTCATACGGGGAGATTCATTTTAATGTAGTTGGTACACTTTACCAGGTAACGGGCATCTTTGCAGAAGCTCTTAGGCTGGTCCTAACACAAGTCCTTCTGCAGAAAAAGGGCTTGACTTTAAATCCTATCACCAGCTTATATTATATTGCTCCATGCAGGTATGTATTTTGATTACTCTGGACTTGtttttcattccatactttcatATTATATCTTGGTATTAGTGGGGAGGGGGGAATTGAAGAGGTGATGCACCTGTTATTACAAGTGGTGGTGCTAATATTTGTTGCCTGTCATTATTTTGTGAATGCAGTTTTGTATTTCTGTTCATACCATGGTTTCTGCTGGAGAAGCCTGAAATAGCAGTATCTCAGATTCAGTTCAATTTCTGGATCTTTTTTAGCAATGCTCTTTGTGCACTGGCCTTGAACTTCTCCATTTTCTTAGTGATTGGTAGAACTGGAGCAGTTACAATTCGTGTCGCTGGAGTCTTAAAGGACTGGATTCTCATAGCCCTTTCGACTGTTATATTTCCAGAGTCAACTATAACCGGGTTGAACATCATTGGATATGCAATAGGTAAATCTCTAACTTCACATTcttttatattttgaaaattttggttcACCAGAGTTTCTCATCTAGTCTTTTTGCTTTGGCAGCGCTGTGCGGTGTGGTCATGTACAATTACATAAAGGTTAAGGACGTCCGTGCGTCTCAACTGCCCGCTGAAGGTCTTCCTGAAAGAATCACTAAGGTTGGTATACTCAAGGTGGACTTTGTCTTGCACTAAGCTGAATTTTACTTTCAAGTGTTTAAGTTTCATAAACTCAATGATGCCTGGTGAGGTGATGCGAAATGGGTTTATATAGCTAACAAAACCTTTGAGCTAACCAAATGAAACTATGATCCAATTTGTAATACAGGACTGGAAGTTAGAGAAGAAATCATCAGATATATTCGTGCCAAATGACAGTAGTGATATAGGTGGCGGGGTGGGTTCGGCCACTGAAACATTTGGCGATGAAGAAGCACCTCTTATGCCGTCGGCAAGATTGTCTTATCTTGGAAGAACACAGCTTGGCAaaccaaatatataaatatatttttatatatatacattttgcAAGGGAAGAACCAAACCGGACCAGGAAACAAAGATGAGGCAGTTATAGTGCAATGTCAACTATGTATTCTTTCCTGTTGGGAGAGATTCTTTCTTAGAAAGCCTTTAGGAAATTCGTTTTgtaatatttaaattttgttttgtGAGAGAGGTAAATTGCCATTTAGAGTGCATGAACAAGTTGACCACCTCTCTTGATAATGAAAACCAAgtgtttttttccttttcttttttggtAACCCAAAACACTTGTTCTTATTAGTTAGCAGGTGAACTTGTTTGCTTCTGAAgtagtttgtattaaatataaatTCTTCTCGTACACAATACAGCACCCTTCTGTGCATCTTCTTGGCATCTACCATAAATCTAGATATCAGGGCAATGTAGTACTATTTGTACTTGTACAAACACTCAATCTCAAATTCTGAACTCAATCACGGGAAAAATAGACCCAATCATTTATTGCATGTAGACAAAAAATGGCGAAAGTAAGGTCAGACGTTTATCATTGTTAAGAGTGAATCAATCACGGGGAAAATGGCCGTAATCCATTCTGATAACAATGACTTGACTTGAAGCAAAATCCACATCGAATTCAAATGAAATCCATGAgccaaagaaaaacaaaaaagaatacTTCTCCAAATCCACCCATCCCACGTAAAAGATTTAAAGTAATTAGTGTGCATACATACATATTCGCAAAGATCATACAATATCCTTTCGTGGGACATGTACAGCGTGGATTCACAGGAGGAAAAAAAAAAGGTACATCATCATCTCTGGCACTACTAAAACAATCTTGAAATGTTACAGAACGAATCATCAAATTCAAAACAAAGCTAGAAGAACTCGCATGTGATTTACACAGAATCACAAACAGGATATGCACAACTCAAGCAAGAATGGATTCAACtaagaaaaataaatgaaaagaaCTGAGTGATGCTCACAAATAACATCCCTTTGATCTTCCTTTCCATCCACCATAGGAATGGGATGGACGAAATAAATCTTGTAAAAACATGTCTTATTCCAAATAATCTGCAGTCCTCAGAGATAAAAGCTTCCGACTTGGAGCAGGAGGTGCCAATCCAGGGATGTCCCTAATGTCTTTGTTATTTGGATTCACAATCTGGATATTGACATTACACAAGATTAGTGAAAGTAGAGAACATACATCAATTGAGAATATGTCACTGCAGGAGCACAATCTGACTGTTCCAACTACCTACCAAACAGGGGTCTGAGGAGGGGCACTGGGTTTTTAGCTTCTAAGGGTGAGCATAGAGAGGATCGATTTGGACATGTGCGTGGAAAGGGAGGGAGGAAGAGAAACCTAAGAGGCTAATTGGTATGAGGTTTATCTTTTTGTAAGCCTAGAAAAGTTAATCTAGTGGAAATCAGTTTACTCCATGAAAGAGTACTCTATAGTCTTCTAAATGGGTGAATATCAAATATTTCCCTCAAACATAATATTGTGGGAGCCatatataataaatttaaaaataattaaattaaatatttgacCTAAATTTATTAACATTTTATAGAGCTTTTTATTCtgtttttctgattttttttagatGTAATTATAGAGAACCTTCTAAGGTGCATTTTTAGTAGTTTTTAGAAAGGAGAGTTTTTATCAGAGCTTCTAAAGGAAATATAAACAGTTAGGTGTCATGTGGTATAAGGAGTTAATAATTATctgattaatgaaaatattttaaggAGAAGAATATGATTGTCCGAAAACTTGTAAAGTATGTTTGGTTGTGCACAGGGGtgaattaaattaaattgtttggTTATAgataaaatcaaatcaaataatataattaattataaaaattatatattcttTTAATTAGTAAATATAAAATCTCATTACATTTCGTGATTCATTAAATATAGTGAGTACATAATCCTTAGAGTGCATACCTTCACCACAATGATTACTATAACACCTACGACAATAAGGAATAGAAAAAGCATGATGCATCTATCTGTTGCAATCTGAAAACCAATTAAAAAGACAATAAGTACACAAATTTAGTTTAAACAACAAGAGAAACATAAGTTACATAAGGGGCAAAGACTAACCTGCCTACCAATCTCCTTCACAAGCTGGGAGGCCTTCTTGATTGAGAACTGAATTGTGTCCAGCTCATTAACAATGCGACCCATTTGATCAGTCTGCAATAGTTAAAACTAAGGTTTAGAAGGCTAAACCATGAAAAGTTCAACAATTATGATGACAAGTTGAAGTAAGCATACTTGGCCTTTTAATGTAGAAGCAGTCTGAGTTCCCACTTCAATTGTTTGTTCCACAACCTAATGGTAAAGGTCAAAGATTTAAGAATAAATTGCTggtaataacaaaaaaaaaggagCTTTAAATTGCTGCTACAGAAGTACCTTTTTCGTGCGTTCAATGGCCTGATCGGTCTCATCCATTGTTTTCATCCCAGCATTGACTAGTTCTTGATTTGACATATCTATGAGGCAGAACATTGTGGTAAGATCAAAATCTCTTATGTTATGTTCAAAACCATGCAAACAATAAGAGCACATAGAATTACACAACAACACATGTCCCACCAAATTTACACACATTTGTTATTCAAAAAGTTAAATTCTATCAATGCGTAGTTACAGACCATAGCTATGAGGCTGACCATATCCATAGTAACATATATCCCACCAAATTTACACATATTTTAATCAGCAAGTTAAATTCTATCAATGCATAGTAACAGAACATTAGAATATATATAATTAGCTTCTATTTCAGACACAACTAAAAATACTAGAGCTCTATCTTTCCCTCTTTGCACTGAATAACGTCCTATACTAAACTGTAGATACACATAAAATCTTACCTGATGCCAGTTGAACATTTTCCTCAGCTGTAGGTTCACCACTAACTCCTGCTCCCATATCAAAAAGTTCAAGTTTCTTGTTCCCAAGGCTATTCAAATAACTGCGGTCCAGCCAAACAAGTAAGAAATTTACATTTTAAAACGGGGAAACAAAAGAGGATATGAGTTTGGACAATACTATATGGAGAGAACCATATGAATAAAAGTTGAACTTACGTCTTCCTCAAAGCCACGTATGAATTAAGCTCTTTGATCTGCACAATGAAATATAATCACATAAGTTTGAATGGAGGGCTTAAAAGTTAAAACCAACTAAACCATTAAGTTTATGTTACAATATCATGAAATATAGTTAGGATGTTTGTCAAAGTAGAATGCTCAGTTATGATAAATAAACTGAGAAAGAAAAAGTGAGAAACCATGGATTGCTTCTCATCATTGAGTTGCTTATTAAGGTCAGGAGGATTTCGGGGTTCCTCATCTTTGATTTCGCGGTCAAGCTCTTTAATTAATCTGAAAGAAATAAGAAGACAAATGATAAAGAAGTTGTTGTTGTTCACATAAAAAGCAGGCAAACGAGAGACCAACCTTTTGCACTCCCTCATCTTGGCCGTAAGCTCCTCAAGCTGTTTACTTTGCCTATTTGAATCTTTAATTTTATCCAGCTTTTGAAACCCATTTCTGATATCAAAATTACAACACaaaattgtcaataaaagtagtagagaCGACTAGTAGGACGCACTGCTGTAATGTGCTTCATTCCCCCAATTGCATTGCATTGTATATGGTATATACGTATTCAGCTAATGCCTAAAGGTATAATATTTGTTTCTACAATTCCATTCCATTCCATTCTGTAATGTAATACTAATAGTAGTTCTGGTTGTGATTGTGATTGTGcgaaataattcaaatttataacaacaacaacaataataataagaagaaaaaaacataaaaaggATGAAGACATACGAAAGGGCTCGAAAATTATCGCGAATTTCACCGTGGATCTGCTCCAACTGGGGGCTCATCGCCAACTCGCTCGCCATTGATTTGGTGTTGTTCTAAAGCATCAGCCTTTAGATTGAATTGGATTGGATTGCCCTCCAAAACTGTCTACTATTCCACAACCAAACCCTAACCCTACTTCTGCTTCTGGTGATGATTGGTTGCCccaatttcttctcttttttattatatatgtttacAATTTCAATACCTCAAAATACAAAAATGGTGAgacaaacaaaattaaaattattacaaACAAAGGAAGAATAAGAATAAAGCACAGCAGAGCAGGGCAGGGCAGAGCAGAGAAAGAATGAGAATGACGAAGGAGAAGGAATCGGTGTCTGTTctggtaattaattaattaattaaaaaattaaaaaaaaaagtgagacGAGATGGTTGTAAGAGTGGGCGCGAAACGCGATTTATCGCGAGAAAATGTGGGTAGTTGGGcgtgatatgatatgatatgatagaAGGGCGAGACGATATATTATAGAATGTGATGGAATAGGCTGTCATACTCGCTTATCTGGATTGAACTAACTGGTACAATATTATTTCATCATTAGTATTACCACTGCCACACCACCTAGGCACCTATCATATATATACCTTCCCCTTCTTTTAATACACTAAATTTAACTTAAAGTAAACTCACTATATTCCTAAATTTCTCACGTCAACGACTCTCAAACAAACTTCACCCTAAAAAAAGTTACACATACTCGAATACAATtcctatgaaaaaaaaaattctcttatAATAATGATTAGCatcctttcaaaaaaaaaaaaacattgacaAAACaccaatttaaatatatatatataaatatatggcgAATTCTTCAGTTCCTCACAGGACTCAGTCCTTCAGTGTGGGGTTCAGTTTTTTGCCAATTGTCCAAATTTTACAGGAGTAAGTCTTTTTTTCACATTTGCTTTTGACTTGCAATGATCGATTGTGTGAACCGGTTGGAAAGTTGCTGGTGATGTGGGTATAAAAAGTAGGGGCAAAAAAATAATTCCCTGTCCAAAATATATGTACAGTTAAGAACTTGATCgtaaacttaatatgaatttgagagatatttacgattttggtaacgtaagcattgtgcttccgccaagtaatttatatgttatgttgagtgagacgcaacaataaccacgtaagtaaaactaatatatatatatcatcaatGATTTGAAGCGAAATGTATTTTGTTCATTGTGGTGTTGTGTTTATTGCAGTCCTTTATTATAGTTTTGTGGGATGAGGAACGAAACAGTTAGGTTGGTAGTTTTATTTCAATGGGCTATTTTGAAGTTGTTTTATAAGCATGTACGCAATGAACCAATTCAGTTATTATGAATGTCAGTTACTATGTTCTGTTGTTAATGCATTTCATGACATGGTTtaacttacattttttttatcaatttgaAAAGCAATCTCTTCGTAACATTTTACTAGTTGTTTTTATACGTCACCGTTTCTTTTAggaatttcttttgttttatcaaaaaaaaatcaTGACTTAAATTTTCTATCATTTCCAGTTAATGTTGGTCAACTAATTTCAtagattaattaattcaaattgagaTATCAATCACAGGAGAACAAAGATATATAACGAGTTATAATATAAccataatatataaaatattgtcCCGTAACTAATATAGTTGGTGATTCAATCATCCTAAATCACACAAATAAAACCTTTGCACGTAAATAAAATAGAATGGTCATACTGAACAATTATAAAGTAGCAGTTTTTATTACGGGGTAAGAGTTATGAGTTACGCACTACAACTTTCAAATTACTTATCAGCTCTTACTCGCTAACGTATCTTCCTAATATATGTatctgaaaatttaaaaaaaaaaaaaaaattggttttaaAGGTCTCAAAAATCGTAATTTACTTGGCAATTCACTCATTCTATCTCTTATAGTGATGCATTTATAATACATATCTGAGATGATCAATCCTTAACGTGTAATACTGGCGTAAGATCATGGATCCTCAAAATTACCATATGAGAGGATCAACTAATTATTGTAGTACGTATTCTCTTCGGTCAAACAACATATATTACAGAGGTTACCCAATGTAAAACGAATTAATATATTACAGAGGTTAAGTGTAGTGATTGACTTACATGAATCGTCTTTGTTGAGTTGAAAATAGAAATGGTGACAACTGTTGGGACTCTTACATGAAGTGGTGGATGATATATAGAcaccatatatatacatatacctaCAAATATAGATTTTTATTCTTTAATGTGTAAAAGGtagtacatattttttttaatggtagATGTCATCTAGTAATCAACATTCATTTAGAAACTATAGGAGTTGAGAAATACTAAGAGTAATCGGCCATACAGGGTATTAGTCGGTGTTACACAATACATACGAAGTCAAATGGAGAAAACTTGTTAAAACTGAAACcataacatttaatatatacatagagGATAGTTTGCATTACCCATGCAAGAGCCCCTTACACATTGATCAAAAAGCCTTAATCATAGTAGGGGTACACAAAAGAGAAGAGCTTCCAAAAGTACGATCCAAAAGACCGTATTATAGCAAAGTGACTTGTAAAGCAATTAAAACTTGAAAAGATACCTAT
It encodes the following:
- the LOC133819630 gene encoding novel plant SNARE 13, whose translation is MASELAMSPQLEQIHGEIRDNFRALSNGFQKLDKIKDSNRQSKQLEELTAKMRECKRLIKELDREIKDEEPRNPPDLNKQLNDEKQSMIKELNSYVALRKTYLNSLGNKKLELFDMGAGVSGEPTAEENVQLASDMSNQELVNAGMKTMDETDQAIERTKKVVEQTIEVGTQTASTLKGQTDQMGRIVNELDTIQFSIKKASQLVKEIGRQIATDRCIMLFLFLIVVGVIVIIVVKIVNPNNKDIRDIPGLAPPAPSRKLLSLRTADYLE
- the LOC133819629 gene encoding probable sugar phosphate/phosphate translocator At3g17430; its protein translation is MSKMINKPLVLTYLYLFIYILLSSGVILYNKWVLSPKYFNFPLPITLTMIHMGFSGAVAFFLVRVFKVATPVKMTFEIYATCVIPISAFFASSLWFGNTAYLHISVAFIQMLKALMPVATFIMAVMCGTDKPRCDVFLNMLLVSVGVVISSYGEIHFNVVGTLYQVTGIFAEALRLVLTQVLLQKKGLTLNPITSLYYIAPCSFVFLFIPWFLLEKPEIAVSQIQFNFWIFFSNALCALALNFSIFLVIGRTGAVTIRVAGVLKDWILIALSTVIFPESTITGLNIIGYAIALCGVVMYNYIKVKDVRASQLPAEGLPERITKDWKLEKKSSDIFVPNDSSDIGGGVGSATETFGDEEAPLMPSARLSYLGRTQLGKPNI